A genomic stretch from Triplophysa dalaica isolate WHDGS20190420 chromosome 4, ASM1584641v1, whole genome shotgun sequence includes:
- the tor4ab gene encoding torsin family 4, member Ab codes for MDSQIENERGEQKEMAVRQSTSILSPQLKAMIRIKKKYLKKHLTDHVSNSARLGLNGSNCMISDGQPKRPKRKTKRRVLFPNDTLMFKPKKERNRSKHFLIFFCVIIFLQVYNAILEDDTLKYDLEGLEKTLHREVFGQREALEELMDHLVDYLSTYNHQQPLALSLHGPSGVGKTHLGRLFARHFRSVIGDKLVVQYFSKHHCPLQETAQHCASKLAKRIAEVVTLAEEEEQIPFFILDEVELMQPPLLDALKSYLKPDQKNEFLNVVYVFLSSLGQREITAHVLQNGSIAGAHKSLQHTLSGIHPLWTDPAVKVVPLSLLEREHVILCFLEEMTLEGFYPDNTQVETLADELAYHTAAEQRYAKTGCKQVVAKVNLL; via the exons ATGGATTCTCAGATTGAAAATGAAAGAGGTGAGCAAAAGGAGATGGCAGTCAGGCAGAGCACGTCTATACTCTCCCCACAGCTTAAAGCCATGATCCGAATCAAGAAGAAATACCTAAAGAAACATCTCACGGATCACGTCTCTAACTCAGCTAGGCTGGGCCTGAACGGCTCAAACTGCATGATCTCAGATGGCCAACCCAAGAGGCCTAAGAGGAAGACCAAGCGTCGTGTGCTGTTCCCTAATGACACTCTCATGTTCAAGCCGAAGAAGGAACGCAACAGATCAAAACATTTCCTGATCTTCTTCTGCGTCATCATCTTCCTCCAG GTCTACAACGCCATTTTGGAAGATGATACTTTGAAATACGACCTTGAAGGTTTGGAAAAGACATTACACAGAGAGGTGTTCGGTCAGCGGGAGGCACTAGAGGAGTTAATGGACCACCTGGTAGATTACCTGTCCACCTACAACCACCAGCAACCCCTCGCCCTGTCTTTACACGGGCCGTCTGGCGTGGGGAAAACCCACCTGGGTCGCCTGTTCGCGCGCCACTTCCGTTCCGTGATAGGCGACAAGCTGGTGGTGCAGTATTTTTCCAAGCACCACTGCCCCCTGCAGGAAACAGCTCAACATTGCGCCTCCAAACTGGCCAAGCGCATAGCGGAGGTAGTGACTCTAGCTGAGGAAGAAGAGCAAATTCCGTTCTTCATCCTAGATGAGGTGGAACTAATGCAGCCTCCACTGCTGGACGCTCTGAAGTCGTATCTTAAACCGGATCAGAAAAATGAGTTTCTTAACGtggtttatgtttttctaaGCAGTCTGGGCCAAAGGGAAATAACAGCTCATGTCCTGCAAAACGGCTCGATCGCTGGAGCTCATAAATCGCTTCAGCACACCCTGTCTGGAATCCATCCGCTGTGGACAGACCCTGCGGTGAAGGTTGTTCCTCTTTCTCTACTGGAGCGTGAGCATGTGATCCTTTGCTTTCTGGAGGAAATGACGCTCGAGGGGTTTTATCCCGACAACACTCAGGTAGAGACACTGGCGGATGAACTGGCCTATCACACCGCGGCTGAACAGCGGTATGCGAAGACCGGATGCAAACAAGTTGTGGCAAAGGTTAACTTGCTTTAA
- the LOC130419695 gene encoding RING finger protein 225, with amino-acid sequence MEPDSNDICDPQKPGLDDEETPDLECVVCFCQFNNVFNTPKVLQCKHTFCLECLARMNVKSPQPNTIQCPLCRAYTPLPDLGLPKLANDSMVLSYLPATMQQVYSIRFNRSKGKLQVKRAASSQPAVPRTISQTLDVGTPIGAQQDGIRERSLLITVLRTPMCKACIMSVVAILAVTATIIILFEVNKKF; translated from the coding sequence ATGGAGCCTGACTCCAACGACATCTGTGACCCCCAAAAACCTGGCCTGGATGATGAAGAAACCCCTGATCTGGAGTGTGTCGTCTGTTTCTGCCAGTTCAACAATGTCTTCAACACACCTAAGGTGCTCCAATGCAAGCACACCTTCTGCCTGGAGTGCCTCGCCCGGATGAACGTGAAGTCCCCTCAACCCAACACCATCCAGTGTCCTCTGTGCCGAGCATACACCCCGTTACCCGACCTGGGTCTTCCGAAGCTCGCAAATGACTCCATGGTGCTGTCCTACCTGCCGGCTACAATGCAACAGGTCTACAGCATCCGTTTTAACCGAAGTAAAGGCAAACTGCAGGTGAAGAGAGCAGCCAGCTCCCAGCCGGCTGTACCGCGGACCATCAGTCAAACTCTGGATGTCGGGACCCCCATCGGTGCACAGCAAGATGGCATCAGAGAGAGATCTCTGCTGATTACAGTACTGCGGACACCCATGTGCAAAGCTTGTATCATGAGTGTAGTGGCGATTCTGGCAGTTACGGCTACTATTATCATTCTCTTCGAAGTGAACaaaaaattttga